The Bacteroidota bacterium DNA segment ACATTTAGGGTATCTCCCCGGTGAATCAGATAAAGATTCTGCTGCTTTATATTTACAACAATCTTTGCCTGCGAATAAGTATCTACCCCAAAAAAAGAGGTCAATATCAAAATCAAAGATGTTGTATATACGATCCTCATATATTAATTTTTCAATGACAAAACATCATTCCCACTTGGATTTTGGAATATTTTCAACCCAAACTCGTTAGCTACCGCAAACAGGTGATCAAAAATATCAGACTGAATACCTTCATAACTTACCCATGCAGTATCTGTAGAAAAACAATATACCTCGAGAGGCAATCCGAATTCTGTAGCCTGCAACTGGCGAACCATTAAGGTTTGCGACTTAGATATCAATTCGTGATTAATCAGATAGAGTTCTGCATATTTTCTGAATATCCCGATATTAGTCTGTATCCTTCCATTAATTATTAAATCGTTGTTTATAGCCTTCGATTTATTATGCTCCTCAATTTCAATTTCTTTTTGCTCTATGAAGTTTCTCAACAAATCGTATTTTCTAAAAAGTGTAATATCATCCTGTGTACAAAACCTTATCGTGTTAACATCAAAATTTATAGATCTTTTAATTCGCCTTACTCCTGCCTCCGACATTCCCTCCCAGTTTTTTACCGAAGATGAAATCAGAGCATATGTTGGTACAGAAGTAATAGTCTTATCCCAATTCTGAATCTTGGCCGACATAAGATTCAGCTCAATCAGCGGGCCGTCGGCGTTATAATTTGGTAACACTACCCAGTCGCCAATCTTAACCATTTTAGATACTGAGATTTGTATACTTGCAACAAATCCGAGTATTGTATCCCTGAAAACCAATATCAGAACAGCCATTAAAGCACCCAGAGTTCCGAAAATTGCTCCCAGATTCACTTTTAACAAAATAGAAATAGTAACAATCGCCGCAAAAACAACTATAACTATTTTAGTCAATTGGGAAAAACTTTGTACTGCAATCGACACATACTTGTCTTCTCCCCTACTCAGTTCTGTCAACGAAGAAATGATACTCATTAAAACCATCACGATAATCCAAACCAAAGCAAAGTCGGTAACCTTATCTACTGTTTCAACAAAGGAATCATACTTTCCGAAAAACATAGGAACGAAGTAATCAATAAGAGCTATCGGAACAACATGGGCTACGTTATCAAAAACATGGTTCTCCAGAAAAACATCATCCCATTTCGCTTTAGTTTTTCTAATCAGTTTATCAACAGCAGCAAGAATAAATTTCTTCGCCAGCTTATCGAGCAGGATTATTATAAATACGACTACGATTAACCCCACAGTTACGATTATTGGCTCAACCCAACCGGAAGGAACACTTGAATTTTCCAATGTGGAAACTATCCAATCATTTATCTTGTTAGAATCATTTAGCTGCATATAAAAAAAAGAGTTTCAGTTTATAATTAAGACCCTAAAGTTAATCAATTGTTTTATTAATTCATCTGAACAATATATATGTTTCGGTCTGTCACACCTAAATAACAAGTAAACACACAACAACACATCTTTGGTTTTCAAAGGATTATCATTAACTATCCGAGTTAATCATAATGTCACTTTGGCAGAATTGCTTTTTGGAATAATTTTTGTTTCTTTGATCGTCAAATTAAAAGAAAGAATATGAGTTTAATAAAATCATC contains these protein-coding regions:
- a CDS encoding mechanosensitive ion channel domain-containing protein produces the protein MQLNDSNKINDWIVSTLENSSVPSGWVEPIIVTVGLIVVVFIIILLDKLAKKFILAAVDKLIRKTKAKWDDVFLENHVFDNVAHVVPIALIDYFVPMFFGKYDSFVETVDKVTDFALVWIIVMVLMSIISSLTELSRGEDKYVSIAVQSFSQLTKIVIVVFAAIVTISILLKVNLGAIFGTLGALMAVLILVFRDTILGFVASIQISVSKMVKIGDWVVLPNYNADGPLIELNLMSAKIQNWDKTITSVPTYALISSSVKNWEGMSEAGVRRIKRSINFDVNTIRFCTQDDITLFRKYDLLRNFIEQKEIEIEEHNKSKAINNDLIINGRIQTNIGIFRKYAELYLINHELISKSQTLMVRQLQATEFGLPLEVYCFSTDTAWVSYEGIQSDIFDHLFAVANEFGLKIFQNPSGNDVLSLKN